A single genomic interval of Anser cygnoides isolate HZ-2024a breed goose chromosome 7, Taihu_goose_T2T_genome, whole genome shotgun sequence harbors:
- the WDR11 gene encoding WD repeat-containing protein 11 isoform X5, producing MQPFTVNIKLAARTLTGALSAPNRGAADWGWQGLIAYGCHSLVLVVDANTAQTLQVLERHKANVVKVKWAKENYHHNIGSPYSLRLASADATGKIIVWDVATGTARCEIQEHAKPIQDMQWLWNQDASRDLLLAVHPPNYIVLWNADTGTKLWKKSYAENILSFSFDPFDPSHLALLTSEGIVFISDFSPSKAPASSGKKVYISSPHSSPSHKLAATTGAKKALDKVKILISNEKPSAESVTLNDCLQLSYLPSKRNYMLLLYPREILILDLEVNQTVGVIAIERTGVPFLQVIPCFQRDGLFCLHENGCITLRVRRPNCSITGTPNEEPDPDPVQELTYDLRSQCDAIRVTKTVRPFSMVCCPVNENSAALIVSDGRVMIWELKSSISGRNLRNSSSSASPLYSPVSFCGIPVGAFQNKLPDLSLDNMIAGQGTVAGEEQLKSSFLQEVHLKFLLTGLLSGLPLPPFAIRMCPPLTTKNIKQYEPLLAVGTSNGSVLVFHLTSGLLHKELSIHSCEVKGIEWISLSGFISFATSTPNNLGLVRNELQLVDLPTGRSIAFRGERGSDEPAIEMIKVSHLKQYLAVIFKDKPLEIWDVRTCTLLREMSKNFPTVTALEWSPSHNLKSLRKKQLAAREAMARQTVASDTEVSSVESSVISLLQEAESKSELSQNISAREHFVFTDADGQVYHLTVEGNSVKDSARIPPDGSMGSITCIAWKGDILVLGDVDGNLNFWDLKARVSRGIPTHRSWVKKIRFAPGKGNQKLIAMYNDGAEVWDSKEVQMVSSLRSGRNVNYRILDVDWCTSDKVILASDDGCIRVLEMSMKPSCFRMDEQDLIEPAWCPYLLVPRASLALKAFLLHQPWNEKYSLDVMNIDYPENENIKNLIQEQLNSLSNDIKKLLLDPDFTLLQRCLLVARLYGDESELHFWTIAAHYLHSLSQEKPAKPTNAPILQEQLVNPLDICYDILCEHHYFQKFQLERVNLQEVKRSTYDHTRKCADQLLLLGQVC from the exons GTTAAATGGGCTAAAGAAAATTACCATCACAATATTGGCTCTCCATATTCTTTACGTTTAGCTTCTGCTGATGctactggaaaaataattgtatgGGATGTGGCAACAGGAACAGCTCGTTGTGAAATACAAGAACATGCAAAACCTATTCAAG ACATGCAGTGGTTGTGGAATCAAGACGCTTCTAGAGATTTACTGCTTGCAGTTCATCCACCTAACTATATTGTACTGTGGAATGCAGACACAGGCACCaaactttggaagaaaagttATGCAGAAAATATCCTGTCATTTTCATTTGACCCCTTTGATCCATCACACCTAGCTT TGCTCACAAGTGAAGGAATAGTGTTCATCTCCGACTTCTCTCCTTCGaaagctcctgccagctcaggGAAGAAGGTTTACATTTCTAGTCCCCATTCCAGTCCTTCTCACAAGTTGGCTGCTACTACAGGGGCCAAAAAGGCCCTTGATAAAGTGAAAATCTTAATCAGTAATGAAAAACCAAG TGCTGAATCTGTAACACTTAATGACTGCCTTCAGTTGTCATACTTGCCTTCCAAAAGAAACTACATGCTATTACTGTATCCCAGAGAAATTCTGATTCTTGACTTGGAAGTGAATCAGACAGTGGGTGTGATTGCCATTGAAAGAACAGGTGTGCCTTTCCTACAG GTTATTCCGTGTTTTCAGCGTGATGGGCTATTTTGCCTACATGAAAATGGTTGTATAACTTTAAGAGTTCGCAGACCTAACTGCAGTATAACTGGAACTCCTAATGAAGAGCCAG ATCCGGACCCAGTTCAGGAACTGACTTACGATTTAAGAAGTCAATGTGATGCAATTAGGGTAACAAAAACAGTTCGGCCGTTCAGTATGGTGTGTTGCCCTGTGAATGAGAATTCGGCAGCTCTCATTGTCAGTGATGGCAGGGTAATGATCTGGGAATTAAAATCCAGTATTTCTGGCAGAAATCTGCGTAATAG CAGTTCAAGTGCATCACCTTTGTATTCTCCAGTCTCGTTCTGTGGAATTCCTGTAGGAGCATTCCAAAATAAACTTCCTGACCTCTCACTAGACAACATGATAG CAGGGCAAGGGACAGTTGCTGGAGAAGAACAGTTAAAAAGTTCTTTCCTGCAAGAAGTGCACCTCAAATTTTTGCTGACTGGACTTCTTTCAGGACTTCCTTTGCCTCCATTTGCTATCCGCATGTGCCCACCTctcacaacaaaaaacattaaacagtATGAGCCACTCCTTGCTGTTG GTACAAGTAATGGCTCTGTCCTGGTGTTTCATCTCACAAGTGGTCTCTTACACAAAGAGTTAAGCATCCATTCCTGTGAAGTCAA GGGAATAGAGTGGATAAGCTTgtctggttttatttcctttgccaCATCAACACCTAACAATTTGGGGTTAGTAAGGAAcgagctgcagctggtggacCTACCAACAG GCAGGAGCATTGCATTTCGTGGGGAGAGAGGCAGTGATGAGCCAGCTATTGAAATGATAAAGGTGTCTCATTTGAA GCAGTATCTAGCTGTGATATTTAAAGACAAACCACTGGAAATCTGGGATGTCAGAACATGCACTCTACTCAGGGAAATGTCTAAAAACTTCCCTACAGTGACTGCTTTG GAGTGGTCACCTTCTCATAACCTGAAAAGCCTGAGGAAGAAGCAGCTAGCAGCTCGTGAGGCCATGGCCCGGCAGACAGTTGCATCAGATACTGAAGTTAGCAGTGTTGAATCTTCTGTTATCAG CTTGTTACAGGAAGCTGAAAGTAAATCAGAACTGAGCCAGAACATTTCTGCCAGGGAGCACTTTGTGTTTACGGACGCTGATGGGCAGGTTTACCATCTCACAGTAGAAGGAAACTCGGTAAAAGATAGTGCAAGAATTCCTCCTGAT GGAAGTATGGGTAGCATTACATGTATTGCCTGGAAAGGGGATATCTTGGTTCTTGGAGATGTTGATGGAAACTTAAACTTCTGGGATTTGAAAGCTAGAGTATCCAG GGGGATTCCTACACACCGAAGCTGGGTGAAAAAGATACGTTTTGCCCCAGGGAAAGGAAATCAAAAACTTATTGCAATGTACAATGATGGAGCAGAAGTTTGGGATTCAAAAGAG GTACAAATGGTGAGCAGTTTAAGAAGTGGAAGAAACGTCAATTACCGGATCCTGGATGTAGACTGGTGCACTTCAGACAAAGTGATTTTGGCATCAGATGATGGGTGCATTAGAGTTCTAGAGATGTCCATGAAACCATCATGTTTCAGAATGGATGAACAAGACTTAATAG aaCCTGCATGGTGTCCCTATCTGCTTGTTCCAAGGGCTTCATTAGCTTTGAAAGCATTCTTGTTGCATCAGCCGTGGAATGAGAAATATTCTCTAGATGTTATGAACAT agATTACCCAGAGaatgaaaatatcaaaaatctCATTCAAGAGCAGCTGAATTCATTGTCAAA tGACATAAAGAAACTGTTGCTTGATCCAGATTTTACTCTGTTGCAAAGATGTCTCCTAGTTGCCAG GCTGTATGGAGATGAATCTGAACTGCATTTCTGGACCATTGCTGCCCACTATTTGCACAGCTTATCCCAGGAAAAACCTGCAAAACCAACAAATGCACCTATCCTTCAAGAACAGTTGGTTAATCCATTGGATATATGTTATGACATTCTATGTGAACATCATTACTTCCAG AAATTCCAACTTGAAAGGGTAAATCTGCAGGAGGTGAAGAGATCAACATATGATCATACCAGGAAGTGTGCTGACCAACTTCTTCTCTTGGGCCAGGTTTGTTG A